The following are encoded together in the Pedobacter sp. D749 genome:
- the fdhD gene encoding formate dehydrogenase accessory sulfurtransferase FdhD → MRDTPSLSIRHMPVRKVSGAIAAPALDTLSVEEPLEIRIIYGAENNRTQKNISVTMRTPGQDLELALGFLFTEGIISGKDQVENISHLIMPCELNKENIIGVELIEGFIPDLLKSDRNFYTTSSCGVCGKGSIAAIRTVCPYSNSADEQEITLLPEVLYTLPNQLRAAQQNFAVTGGIHASGLFTMEGELLLLREDVGRHNALDKLIGAALAGDLLPLNQGILLLSGRASFELIQKAAMAGISIVAAIGAPSSLAVELASEFGITLLGFLREDRFNIYTTNERILIPISHEN, encoded by the coding sequence ATGAGGGATACTCCATCGTTATCGATCAGGCACATGCCTGTGAGAAAAGTTTCAGGTGCTATTGCCGCTCCAGCGCTTGATACGCTTTCAGTTGAAGAGCCATTGGAAATCAGGATCATATATGGTGCGGAAAATAACAGGACGCAAAAGAATATTTCTGTAACGATGCGGACCCCCGGTCAGGATTTAGAACTCGCACTTGGTTTTTTATTTACTGAAGGCATTATCTCCGGTAAGGATCAGGTTGAAAATATAAGCCATTTGATCATGCCATGCGAACTTAATAAAGAAAATATAATCGGTGTGGAATTAATAGAAGGTTTTATTCCTGATCTTTTAAAATCTGACCGTAACTTTTACACCACCTCGAGCTGCGGGGTTTGTGGCAAAGGATCTATAGCAGCTATCAGAACAGTATGCCCTTATTCGAATTCTGCTGATGAGCAGGAAATAACTTTGTTGCCGGAGGTATTGTATACACTGCCCAACCAGCTCAGGGCTGCACAACAAAATTTTGCAGTAACGGGAGGCATTCATGCATCAGGCCTTTTTACAATGGAAGGCGAGCTGTTATTGCTCCGGGAGGATGTTGGTCGGCATAATGCTTTAGATAAATTGATTGGTGCAGCACTAGCTGGTGATCTGCTCCCTTTAAACCAAGGTATATTACTTTTAAGCGGAAGGGCTAGTTTTGAACTGATTCAAAAAGCAGCAATGGCAGGTATTTCCATTGTGGCCGCAATTGGTGCACCCTCCAGCCTTGCTGTAGAACTGGCTTCCGAATTTGGAATAACCCTTCTGGGCTTTCTCCGGGAAGACAGGTTCAATATTTACACCACAAATGAGCGTATATTAATCCCTATATCACATGAAAATTAG
- a CDS encoding DUF3826 domain-containing protein: MRKFLKPFMLLTLLLTTVNTFSQTKDVVVPEEILTKAKEWVAALNLTDATKKSAVENAIMVHLTTVRYWHNDHPSSTVPDGINPVTGNKLSDLDKQIIADSAMPSTVHQSLINDLRKNLTPEQLETILDKYTIGKVDFTMKGYKAIVPDLTADEEAKILSFLKQAREQAVDYKNMKQISAIFEIYKTKSEQMLNNNGRSWRTLYSAYTKKIKEEKAAKQKQ; encoded by the coding sequence ATGAGAAAATTTTTAAAACCATTTATGCTGCTGACGTTACTACTAACCACAGTAAATACCTTCAGTCAAACTAAAGATGTTGTGGTGCCCGAAGAAATTTTAACCAAGGCAAAAGAATGGGTGGCTGCATTGAATTTAACCGATGCTACTAAAAAATCTGCGGTAGAAAATGCCATCATGGTTCATTTAACCACCGTTAGATATTGGCACAACGATCATCCATCTTCAACTGTTCCTGATGGAATAAATCCGGTTACAGGAAACAAATTAAGCGATCTGGATAAACAAATTATTGCCGATTCTGCCATGCCTTCAACTGTGCATCAATCTTTAATAAACGACTTAAGAAAAAACCTCACACCAGAACAGCTGGAAACCATTCTGGATAAATACACCATCGGAAAGGTTGATTTTACGATGAAAGGTTATAAAGCAATCGTTCCTGATTTAACGGCAGATGAAGAAGCAAAAATTTTATCTTTCTTAAAACAAGCCCGCGAGCAAGCTGTAGATTATAAAAACATGAAACAAATTTCAGCCATTTTCGAGATTTACAAAACAAAATCAGAGCAAATGCTGAACAATAATGGTCGTAGCTGGAGAACACTTTATAGTGCCTATACTAAGAAAATAAAGGAAGAGAAAGCAGCGAAACAGAAACAGTAG
- a CDS encoding exo-alpha-sialidase, translating into MFKRKIYITINLIFAITICANAQVEKWQKGIVKQEFLYDKAPFPSCHSATIAETPTGLVASFFGGTKERNPDVEIYISRFVDGKWLAPFSVANGIQPDGKRLPTWNPVLYQVPGGDLLLFYKIGPKPSEWWGMMKTSKDGGKTWSEATKLPDGYIGPVKNKPVLLSNENLFAPSSKEGDGWKIHFEVTKDNGKTWRTVGPLPENGIKAIQPSILQYGNGKLQILARTANRAIVEAWSNDNGETWSALTKTTLPNNNSGTDAVTMKDGRQVLVYNHVLPPGDLAKGARTPLNVSVSKDGKEWSAALILEDSPISQYSYPAVIQTADGMLHFIYTWRREKIKHVVVDPSKLKLKKIKNGIWPKLKGYTAPVINETKNEEG; encoded by the coding sequence ATGTTTAAAAGAAAAATATACATCACCATCAATCTAATTTTCGCAATCACAATTTGTGCTAATGCCCAGGTAGAGAAATGGCAAAAAGGAATCGTAAAACAAGAGTTTTTGTACGACAAAGCACCATTTCCCTCGTGCCACTCAGCTACAATAGCAGAAACACCGACAGGTTTAGTCGCTTCATTTTTTGGCGGCACAAAAGAACGAAATCCCGATGTAGAAATCTACATCAGCCGCTTTGTAGATGGTAAATGGTTAGCACCGTTCTCGGTTGCCAATGGCATTCAACCTGATGGTAAAAGATTACCAACGTGGAATCCGGTTTTATACCAGGTTCCTGGTGGAGATTTGTTACTGTTTTATAAAATTGGCCCAAAACCATCTGAGTGGTGGGGCATGATGAAAACTTCAAAAGATGGTGGGAAAACCTGGTCTGAAGCCACCAAATTACCCGATGGATATATTGGCCCTGTAAAAAATAAACCCGTTTTATTGAGCAACGAAAATTTATTCGCGCCATCAAGCAAAGAGGGTGACGGCTGGAAAATCCATTTTGAAGTAACAAAAGACAACGGTAAAACCTGGAGAACAGTTGGCCCTCTTCCTGAAAACGGTATTAAAGCCATTCAACCCAGTATTTTGCAGTATGGAAACGGAAAGTTACAGATTTTAGCCAGAACTGCCAACCGCGCAATTGTAGAAGCATGGTCTAATGATAATGGCGAAACCTGGTCGGCATTAACCAAAACCACCTTGCCAAATAACAATTCCGGTACAGATGCCGTAACCATGAAAGATGGTCGCCAGGTATTGGTGTACAACCATGTTTTACCTCCGGGTGATCTGGCTAAAGGTGCAAGAACACCATTAAATGTTTCCGTTTCCAAAGATGGCAAAGAATGGTCTGCAGCTTTAATTTTGGAAGATTCACCGATCAGCCAGTATTCCTATCCAGCTGTTATTCAAACTGCTGATGGTATGTTGCACTTCATTTACACCTGGAGAAGAGAAAAAATTAAACATGTAGTGGTAGATCCATCAAAGTTGAAATTGAAGAAAATTAAAAATGGAATCTGGCCTAAACTGAAAGGTTATACTGCACCAGTGATTAATGAAACTAAAAATGAGGAAGGGTAA
- a CDS encoding glycoside hydrolase family 2 TIM barrel-domain containing protein, with amino-acid sequence MKRRFILFLCLTTLFCSLKAQQTEKLYLSGTGNDNTVNWDFFCTAGANSGKWTTIPVPSNWELQGFGKYNYGFNKEENKGKEQGLYKYKFKVPSAWKNKEINVVFEGSMTDTEVKINGQLAGEIHQGSFYVFKYDISKLIKFGADNLLEVKVSKHSANQSVNEAERKADFWIFGGIFRTVYLESLPQNHINRIQIDARADGSLNAQLNYTGDADKVEVELLGKDGKRFGNRFTTPIKKGSKSVKLNHQFSNPALWSSEFPNLYTANFALIKNGKVVHQVSKKIGFRTIEVKERDGVYINGVKMKFKGVNRHSFYPSSGRTTSKKISIADVLLMKEMNMNAVRMSHYPPDGHFLDVCDSLGLFVMDELAGWHGTYDTPTGTKLMKEMMLNDENHPSIIFWANGNEGGHNRELDHLFAEEDLQKRPLIHPWEVFNGFETTHYREFNYGIGNYDHGHNILMPTEFLHGMWDGGHGAGIEDYWNAMWNNPLSAGGFLWDFADQAVVRTDKSGELDTDGNHGPDGIVGPYHEKEGSFFTIKEVWSPVFVEKREMTAGFDGSFTLENRYAFTNLNQCTFNWKLKKLKVGDDAAFKSGKADAPNIKPFEKGKLQVNLPADWRSFDALYLTANAPDGKELFTWSFPITLPKDDAEKIVIKTGSSKVNVKEDAKVYQVSANGIDLTFDKITGLLQKARNAKGIIPFSNGPILQEGVNNFKGFTQKMDGENLVISSKFDKKESWNTLQWTIYPSGWLKMEVKYFPSDYFTTFVGLNFSYPETEIKAVEYKGNGPYRVWKNRIKGTTFGIWKNDYNNSATGEAPWQYPEFKGYYSNMYWCEFIGKQQSFKVVTDQEDIFLRLFTPKKSKDTEYDNMSPTFPDGDISFMNAISAIGTKTQKPETTGPMGMKNIYYDFDKDPDRALNMTLYFDFSLHSSSLRGGTTKQSQ; translated from the coding sequence ATGAAACGCAGATTTATACTTTTCTTGTGTTTAACAACCCTATTCTGCTCGCTAAAAGCACAGCAAACAGAGAAATTATACCTATCGGGAACCGGAAATGATAATACCGTTAACTGGGATTTCTTCTGTACAGCTGGAGCAAATTCTGGTAAATGGACTACCATTCCAGTGCCCTCAAACTGGGAATTACAAGGTTTCGGGAAATATAATTATGGCTTTAACAAAGAGGAAAATAAAGGCAAGGAACAAGGTCTTTACAAGTACAAATTTAAGGTTCCCTCTGCCTGGAAAAATAAGGAAATTAATGTCGTTTTTGAAGGCTCAATGACCGATACCGAAGTCAAAATTAATGGTCAGTTGGCGGGAGAGATCCATCAGGGTTCATTTTATGTTTTTAAATACGACATTTCCAAACTGATTAAATTTGGTGCCGATAATTTACTTGAAGTAAAAGTATCCAAGCATTCTGCAAATCAATCTGTTAATGAAGCTGAACGTAAGGCCGATTTCTGGATCTTTGGTGGTATTTTCAGAACTGTTTATCTCGAATCGCTGCCGCAAAATCATATCAATCGGATTCAGATCGATGCCAGAGCTGATGGCAGTTTAAATGCGCAATTAAATTATACTGGTGATGCAGATAAAGTTGAGGTGGAGCTTTTAGGGAAAGATGGAAAAAGATTCGGTAATAGATTTACCACTCCAATAAAAAAGGGAAGTAAAAGTGTAAAGTTGAATCATCAGTTTTCGAATCCGGCATTATGGTCGTCAGAGTTTCCAAACTTGTACACTGCAAACTTTGCCTTGATCAAAAATGGCAAAGTGGTTCACCAGGTTTCAAAAAAGATTGGTTTTAGAACAATTGAAGTAAAAGAACGTGATGGTGTTTACATCAATGGTGTAAAAATGAAATTCAAAGGTGTAAACCGTCACTCATTTTACCCGTCATCCGGTAGAACAACCAGTAAAAAAATCAGCATTGCCGATGTTTTACTAATGAAAGAGATGAATATGAATGCCGTTCGAATGTCGCATTATCCGCCTGATGGTCATTTTTTGGATGTTTGCGATTCGCTCGGCTTATTTGTAATGGATGAACTGGCTGGCTGGCATGGCACTTATGATACGCCAACGGGAACGAAGTTGATGAAAGAAATGATGCTGAATGATGAAAATCATCCATCAATTATATTTTGGGCAAATGGAAACGAAGGTGGACACAATCGCGAACTCGATCACCTTTTTGCTGAAGAAGATCTTCAAAAAAGACCTTTAATTCATCCTTGGGAGGTTTTTAATGGGTTTGAAACCACACATTACCGTGAGTTTAATTACGGAATTGGCAACTACGATCACGGCCACAACATTTTAATGCCTACAGAGTTTCTGCATGGTATGTGGGACGGCGGTCACGGTGCAGGCATTGAAGATTACTGGAATGCCATGTGGAACAATCCGCTTTCGGCTGGTGGTTTCCTTTGGGATTTTGCCGATCAGGCGGTGGTGCGTACCGATAAAAGCGGCGAATTAGATACTGACGGAAACCATGGCCCTGATGGAATTGTTGGACCTTACCACGAAAAAGAAGGCAGTTTTTTCACCATTAAAGAAGTCTGGAGTCCTGTTTTTGTAGAAAAAAGAGAAATGACTGCTGGATTTGACGGTTCGTTTACATTAGAAAACCGTTATGCATTTACTAACCTCAATCAATGTACTTTTAACTGGAAATTGAAGAAACTAAAAGTTGGGGATGATGCAGCATTTAAATCTGGCAAAGCCGATGCGCCAAACATCAAACCTTTTGAAAAAGGAAAATTACAGGTTAATCTTCCAGCAGATTGGAGAAGCTTCGATGCACTTTATCTCACCGCTAATGCACCTGATGGAAAAGAATTATTTACCTGGAGTTTCCCGATTACGCTGCCTAAGGATGATGCAGAGAAAATCGTTATAAAAACAGGTTCCTCAAAAGTAAATGTTAAAGAGGATGCAAAAGTTTATCAGGTATCTGCTAACGGTATTGATCTGACTTTCGACAAAATAACTGGTTTGTTGCAAAAGGCCAGGAATGCTAAAGGGATAATACCTTTTTCTAATGGTCCTATTTTGCAGGAGGGTGTAAATAACTTTAAAGGTTTTACTCAGAAAATGGATGGCGAGAACTTAGTGATTTCATCCAAATTTGATAAAAAGGAAAGCTGGAATACGCTACAGTGGACGATTTATCCGTCAGGATGGTTAAAAATGGAGGTAAAATATTTTCCATCAGATTACTTTACCACTTTTGTTGGACTTAACTTTTCTTATCCTGAAACAGAAATCAAAGCAGTTGAATATAAAGGAAACGGACCATACCGCGTTTGGAAAAACAGAATTAAAGGCACAACTTTTGGTATTTGGAAAAATGATTATAACAATTCGGCAACAGGTGAAGCACCCTGGCAGTACCCTGAATTTAAAGGCTATTATTCAAATATGTACTGGTGCGAATTTATTGGCAAGCAACAATCATTCAAAGTTGTAACCGATCAGGAAGATATTTTTTTAAGGTTATTTACACCGAAAAAATCGAAAGATACAGAATATGATAACATGAGTCCGACATTTCCGGATGGTGATATTTCCTTTATGAATGCGATTTCGGCAATTGGTACTAAAACCCAAAAACCAGAAACAACAGGGCCAATGGGAATGAAAAATATTTATTATGATTTTGATAAAGATCCGGATAGGGCATTGAATATGACTTTGTATTTTGATTTTTCACTCCATAGTTCGTCATTGCGAGGAGGAACGACGAAGCAATCTCAATAA
- a CDS encoding acetylxylan esterase, whose translation MIDIIRNIILRFCRSSLRGGTTRQSILSRKIASADEKSALAMTGRVLRYFAILFIAYISAVNNLSAQSQNTDNRYKKPLVDVLKEIQTRFKVQIKYSEPQVKDKWVNYADWRFRADVDETLTNVLTPLDMKVNKEKPGVYKLKEYEYYRWEVQDGWAYLDQLATKYHDRASWEKRKAEIKPELYKALLLSPLPAKPNSKPIVTAKRIFDGYSVENIALEILPGVWINGSLYKPLKFKGKIPVVLSPDGHWEKQRYRPDCQIRCAMIAKMGAIAFSYDLFAWGESMLQFKYEDHRKSLAQTVQTLGGIRILDYFSALKETDINRIGISGGSGAGSHSILMTAMDDRIKLSAPVVAMSSYFYGGCPCESGMPIHQCGGGTDNVELAAMAAPRPQLLVSDGGDWTAHTPEHDFPYLQKMYSYYGAKDKVENVHLPYEKHDFGINKRTALYDFLIKNFKLNAVAVKDKTGKYAESKVTIEKENALYVFGDKGEKLPKNAVMGFENLEKLFPLSTSK comes from the coding sequence ATGATAGATATAATTAGAAACATCATTTTGAGATTTTGTCGATCGTCATTGCGAGGAGGCACGACGCGGCAATCTATCCTGTCAAGAAAGATTGCTTCGGCTGATGAAAAATCAGCACTCGCAATGACGGGCAGGGTGCTTAGATATTTTGCTATATTATTTATTGCATATATATCGGCTGTAAATAATCTTTCCGCCCAAAGCCAAAACACCGATAACCGCTATAAAAAACCGCTTGTTGATGTTTTAAAAGAAATCCAAACACGTTTTAAAGTACAAATCAAATACTCAGAACCTCAGGTAAAAGATAAATGGGTAAACTATGCCGATTGGCGTTTCAGGGCTGATGTAGACGAAACACTTACGAATGTGCTTACACCTTTGGATATGAAGGTAAACAAAGAAAAACCCGGCGTTTACAAATTAAAGGAATATGAATATTACCGTTGGGAAGTGCAGGATGGTTGGGCATACTTAGACCAATTGGCTACAAAATATCATGATCGGGCAAGTTGGGAAAAACGTAAAGCAGAAATTAAGCCCGAACTGTACAAAGCCTTACTGCTATCGCCATTACCTGCAAAACCAAATTCAAAACCGATTGTAACGGCAAAAAGAATTTTCGATGGCTATTCGGTAGAGAACATTGCATTAGAAATTTTACCCGGCGTATGGATTAACGGTTCACTATACAAACCATTGAAGTTTAAAGGAAAAATTCCTGTTGTACTTAGTCCGGACGGACATTGGGAAAAACAACGTTACCGGCCCGATTGCCAGATCCGTTGCGCCATGATTGCCAAAATGGGGGCAATTGCCTTTAGTTACGATTTGTTTGCATGGGGCGAATCCATGTTGCAGTTTAAATATGAAGATCACCGTAAAAGCCTGGCCCAAACCGTTCAAACTTTAGGCGGTATCAGAATTTTGGATTATTTCAGTGCGCTAAAAGAAACAGATATCAACCGGATCGGAATCAGCGGTGGATCGGGTGCCGGAAGTCATTCTATTTTAATGACCGCCATGGACGACCGCATTAAATTAAGTGCTCCAGTGGTTGCCATGTCATCATACTTTTATGGCGGTTGTCCTTGCGAAAGTGGAATGCCTATTCATCAATGTGGTGGTGGAACCGATAACGTAGAGTTAGCGGCAATGGCAGCTCCACGTCCGCAATTATTGGTGTCAGACGGTGGCGATTGGACGGCACATACACCTGAACACGATTTTCCTTACCTGCAAAAAATGTACAGTTATTATGGTGCTAAAGATAAAGTCGAGAATGTTCATCTTCCTTATGAAAAGCACGATTTTGGGATCAATAAACGTACTGCGTTATACGATTTTCTAATCAAAAACTTCAAATTAAATGCTGTCGCCGTTAAAGATAAGACCGGTAAATATGCTGAAAGTAAAGTAACCATCGAAAAAGAAAATGCCTTATATGTTTTTGGTGATAAGGGCGAAAAACTCCCTAAAAATGCGGTAATGGGCTTCGAAAACCTGGAGAAGTTATTCCCATTAAGTACAAGCAAATAA
- a CDS encoding sugar phosphate isomerase/epimerase, protein MQHQNRRSFIGSMALLTGSLMIPGQLLLAAEKKGHFKVAVIDLMILKRQKISALPLAKEIGADGLEIDMGGLGARETFDNKLADPKIRQEYLDKAKELNLEICSLAMTGFYAQSFAKRPTYQKMIQDCLDTAKAMNIKVVFLPLGIQGDLVKNPELREPIVERLKVAGKMAARAGVTIGIESALDAKGELQLLKDIDCKHVKSYFNFSNAIKNGRDLHQELRILGKKNIVQIHATNEDGLWLQNDPKIDLHKVKETLDDLGWKGWLVVERSRDAKQPTNVKYNFTANTSYLKSIFQNNASSLQ, encoded by the coding sequence ATGCAACATCAAAATAGAAGATCTTTTATTGGTAGCATGGCCTTGTTAACAGGTAGTTTAATGATTCCCGGTCAATTGCTTTTAGCAGCAGAGAAAAAGGGACATTTTAAAGTTGCTGTCATCGATTTAATGATTTTGAAGCGTCAGAAAATCAGTGCTTTGCCGCTTGCAAAAGAAATCGGTGCTGATGGACTGGAAATTGACATGGGTGGCTTAGGCGCTCGGGAAACGTTCGACAATAAACTAGCCGATCCAAAAATCAGACAGGAGTACCTGGATAAGGCAAAAGAATTAAACCTTGAAATCTGTTCCTTAGCGATGACTGGTTTTTATGCGCAATCATTTGCCAAACGACCAACTTATCAGAAAATGATTCAGGACTGTTTAGATACCGCTAAAGCAATGAATATTAAAGTGGTCTTTCTTCCATTGGGTATTCAGGGAGATCTAGTTAAAAACCCAGAACTCCGCGAACCTATTGTGGAGCGGTTAAAAGTTGCTGGAAAAATGGCTGCCAGAGCCGGAGTTACTATTGGAATTGAAAGTGCTTTAGATGCAAAAGGTGAGTTACAACTGTTAAAAGATATTGATTGCAAACATGTTAAAAGTTATTTCAATTTCTCTAATGCGATAAAAAATGGTAGAGATTTACATCAAGAGCTTAGAATTTTGGGCAAAAAAAATATTGTTCAAATCCATGCGACCAATGAAGATGGGCTTTGGTTACAAAACGATCCGAAAATCGATCTCCATAAAGTAAAAGAGACACTTGATGATTTGGGCTGGAAAGGTTGGCTGGTGGTAGAACGAAGCCGCGATGCCAAACAACCTACAAACGTAAAATATAATTTCACCGCCAATACCAGCTACCTGAAATCAATTTTTCAAAACAATGCATCGTCATTGCAATGA
- a CDS encoding alpha-L-rhamnosidase, translating to MNIKLYIAIISICFLSFTKVMAQVSFQHTTCEMLENPLGIDVVKPRFAWHIISNERNVLQTAYQILVSSSAEKLKANEGDLWDSGKVNEQESIHVGYNGMALRSRMKAYWKVKVWTTAGQSDWSANNSFSMGLLYYKDWPKGWIGFDRAFPWDNIKTDSRLSARYFRKEFQCAKQIKSATASIIGLGLYELYINGKKVGEDVLSPSPTDYSRNVKYNTYDVTGYLQNGKNAVGAILGNGRFFAMRQNEKPYKIKTFGFPKMLMNINIVYTDGTTANIDTDDSWKGTTDGPIRANNEYDGEEYDATKEASGWNKVGFDDSKWAKAEFVQEPTGTIEAQINENMKVMNTIKPVSITKLSGGRYILDMGQNMVGWLQIKVKGVKGKQIKMRFAESLQDNGELFTANLRNAKCTDLYTLKGGELETWEPTFTYRGFRYVELSGYPYQPSLNDFVGKMIYDNIKTVGTFETSDALTNQIFKNAWWGIAGSYKGIPVDCPQRNERMPWLGDRGAVAYGESFLFDNGRFYAKWLQDIRNSQKEDGAIPDVAPAFWRYYSDNMTWPGAMLLVTEMLYKQTGDVSAVRDNYPAMKKWLAYMQDRYMKDYILTKDSYGDWCMPPITIEFGRGKSADKKYPSELISTAYYYHFTQLMIQFAKVSKNEEDIKAYELLGNKIKDAFNQKYYNDQGYYATNALTDNIIPLYFGMVPQNKVDQVFKNITYTVEVTNKGHLSNGLVGIQWLMRCLNDYGRPDLAYTIATQKTYPSWGYMVDNGATTIWELWNGNTADPKMNSQNHVMMLGDLLIWYYENLAGIKSESAAFKKIIMKPEMINGLNSVNASFNSVYGSIKSSYTKTADQFKWNVTIPANTTAMVYIPANNKNEVSEKIKSVKDLKFIKMEQNRAVYEIGSGDYAFVVERK from the coding sequence ATGAACATTAAACTCTACATAGCGATCATCAGCATTTGCTTTCTATCCTTTACAAAGGTGATGGCGCAAGTCTCGTTTCAGCATACCACCTGCGAAATGCTCGAAAATCCGTTGGGAATTGATGTTGTAAAACCTCGCTTTGCCTGGCATATCATTTCCAATGAGCGTAATGTACTGCAAACCGCTTATCAAATTTTAGTTTCATCATCGGCAGAAAAATTAAAGGCAAATGAGGGCGATTTATGGGACTCAGGAAAGGTTAACGAACAAGAATCTATCCATGTAGGCTATAACGGTATGGCACTAAGAAGCCGTATGAAAGCCTACTGGAAGGTTAAAGTTTGGACAACTGCTGGCCAAAGTGATTGGTCGGCTAACAACTCTTTCTCCATGGGTTTGCTTTATTACAAAGATTGGCCAAAAGGTTGGATTGGTTTCGACCGGGCTTTCCCATGGGATAACATTAAAACTGATTCCCGTTTATCTGCACGATATTTTAGAAAGGAGTTTCAGTGTGCAAAACAGATTAAATCGGCTACAGCGTCTATCATAGGTTTGGGTTTGTATGAACTCTACATCAACGGCAAAAAAGTTGGGGAAGATGTATTGTCTCCATCGCCAACCGATTACAGCAGAAATGTTAAATATAACACTTACGATGTAACCGGTTACCTTCAGAATGGTAAAAATGCAGTTGGCGCAATACTTGGAAATGGCCGTTTTTTCGCGATGCGCCAGAATGAAAAGCCATATAAAATTAAAACGTTTGGTTTTCCAAAAATGCTCATGAACATCAACATTGTTTATACTGACGGAACAACAGCGAATATTGATACCGATGATAGCTGGAAGGGTACAACGGATGGGCCGATCAGAGCCAATAACGAATATGACGGCGAAGAATATGATGCTACAAAAGAAGCTTCAGGCTGGAATAAGGTAGGTTTTGATGATAGCAAATGGGCGAAAGCAGAATTTGTACAAGAACCAACCGGAACCATTGAGGCCCAGATAAATGAAAATATGAAGGTGATGAATACCATTAAGCCTGTTTCAATCACCAAACTTTCCGGTGGCCGATATATTTTGGATATGGGTCAAAACATGGTAGGTTGGTTGCAAATCAAGGTAAAAGGTGTAAAAGGCAAACAGATCAAAATGCGTTTTGCAGAATCTTTACAAGATAATGGCGAACTCTTTACTGCTAATCTTCGCAATGCAAAATGTACCGATTTATACACCCTAAAAGGTGGCGAATTAGAAACCTGGGAACCTACGTTTACTTACCGCGGGTTTAGATACGTAGAACTTTCAGGATATCCTTACCAGCCATCACTGAACGATTTCGTTGGCAAAATGATTTACGATAACATCAAAACGGTCGGAACCTTCGAAACTTCGGATGCGCTGACCAATCAGATTTTCAAAAATGCCTGGTGGGGAATTGCCGGAAGTTACAAGGGGATTCCGGTTGATTGTCCGCAACGTAACGAACGCATGCCTTGGTTGGGCGATAGGGGCGCTGTGGCTTACGGAGAAAGTTTCCTTTTTGATAACGGCAGGTTTTATGCAAAATGGCTGCAGGATATCCGGAATTCGCAAAAGGAAGATGGTGCTATTCCGGATGTTGCACCGGCGTTTTGGCGTTATTACAGCGATAACATGACCTGGCCTGGAGCAATGCTTTTAGTTACCGAAATGTTATACAAACAAACTGGTGATGTTTCTGCCGTACGGGACAACTATCCGGCCATGAAAAAGTGGCTGGCTTACATGCAAGACCGTTACATGAAAGATTACATTTTAACGAAAGATAGTTACGGCGATTGGTGTATGCCACCCATTACCATCGAATTTGGTCGTGGTAAAAGCGCAGATAAAAAGTATCCATCAGAATTGATTTCGACAGCTTATTATTATCATTTCACCCAGTTGATGATACAATTTGCTAAGGTAAGCAAGAATGAGGAAGATATAAAAGCATATGAGCTTCTGGGGAATAAAATCAAAGACGCTTTCAACCAGAAATATTATAACGATCAAGGCTATTATGCTACGAATGCGCTAACTGATAACATCATTCCGCTTTACTTCGGGATGGTTCCGCAAAATAAAGTAGATCAGGTTTTTAAGAACATTACTTATACGGTTGAAGTGACAAACAAAGGTCATTTGAGCAATGGTTTAGTGGGAATTCAGTGGTTAATGCGCTGTTTAAACGATTATGGTCGACCAGATTTGGCTTATACCATAGCGACACAAAAAACGTATCCAAGTTGGGGTTACATGGTAGATAACGGCGCAACTACCATTTGGGAACTCTGGAATGGAAATACTGCCGATCCGAAAATGAATTCGCAGAACCACGTGATGATGCTTGGTGACTTACTGATCTGGTATTATGAAAATCTGGCTGGAATAAAATCAGAAAGTGCAGCTTTTAAAAAGATCATCATGAAGCCAGAGATGATTAACGGCTTAAATTCGGTAAATGCGAGCTTCAATTCGGTTTATGGCTCAATCAAAAGTAGTTATACCAAAACAGCCGATCAATTTAAATGGAATGTAACCATACCCGCAAATACTACGGCAATGGTGTATATTCCTGCAAATAACAAAAATGAAGTTTCAGAAAAGATAAAATCGGTTAAAGATTTAAAATTTATAAAAATGGAGCAAAATAGGGCTGTTTATGAAATTGGCTCGGGTGATTATGCTTTTGTGGTGGAGCGGAAATGA